A window of the Oncorhynchus masou masou isolate Uvic2021 chromosome 13, UVic_Omas_1.1, whole genome shotgun sequence genome harbors these coding sequences:
- the LOC135552942 gene encoding alpha-2-antiplasmin-like translates to MDMDLRLLSLLLFCVCRQGLTNGEVSNDAPIPLVPLIPLMPSHPKEESGTSAPSTQEPQNTSPTSYTSITHPLVTASALGGGSSEEDNQGQDGGCRAQARRPKSRQALAGAIQRLGMKLLGQMKTGPEQPNVIISPLSISLALSQLALGAMNETEELLMLHLHGDTLPCYHMSLHYFLERLRKSDLQVAARLYLQPGFEPKPEFIHQSQDVYDSEPVTLEGLAEVNEWVERATNGKVTDFLTSLPPNLLLMLINAVHFKGEWKARFDPRFTSKDVFYIDDKHMVNVDMMMGPKYPLSLLIDNDLEAQVARFPFNNQMSLLIVMPMNGQVNVSALAAKLNISDLYNRLPRERPMQVKLPKFKLDYSQDLQEALTNIGMGELFSSPNLAAIAEGPLLVSSVQHKSSMEITEEGAEAAAATSLVISRSNPSFTLNQPFFFALMDDKTQAPIFLGVITNPNPSASAMQSSGGSANLDKVRFPIDDKNDKHYHHSFGGPPK, encoded by the exons ATGGACATGGACCTTCGTCTACTATCACTCCTGTTGTTCTGTGTCTGCAGACAAGGACTAACT AATGGAGAAGTGTCAAATGATGCTCCAATCCCTCTGGTCCCTCTCATCCCATTGATGCCCAGCCACCCTAAAGAG GAATCAGGGACTTCTGCCCCCAGTACACAGGAGCCTCAAAACACAAGTCCCACCTCATATACGAGCATCACGCATCCCCTCGTGACGGCCAGTGCCCTGGGCGGGGGCTCATCTGAGGAGGATAATCAGGGGCAGGATGGGGGTTGTAGGGCCCAGGCTCGCAGGCCAAAATCCAGGCAGGCCTTAGCTGGTGCCATCCAGAGGCTGGGCATGAAGCTTTTAGGCCAGATGAAGACAGGACCTGAGCAGCCCAATGTCATTATATCCCCCCTCAGCATATCCCTGGCACTCTCCCAGCTGGCTCTGG GAGCCATGAATGAGACAGAGGAGCTGCTCATGCTCCATCTCCATGGAGACACTCTGCCCTGCTACCACATGTCTCTACACTACTTCCTGGAACGCCTCCGCAAGAGCGACCTGCAAGTGGCTGCACGCCTCTACCTACAACCAG GGTTTGAGCCCAAACCAGAGTTTATTCATCAGTCTCAGGATGTATATGACTCAGAGCCAGTGACCTTGGAAGGGCTGGCTGAGGTCAATGAGTGGGTAGAGAGGGCCACAAATGGAAAAGTGACCGACTTCCTGACCAGTCTGCCGCCCAATCTGCTTCTCATGCTCATCAATGCTGTCCATTTCAAAG GAGAATGGAAGGCTCGCTTTGACCCACGATTTACCTCCAAAGATGTCTTCTACATTGACGACAAGCACATGGTCAATGTTGACATGATGATGGGGCCCAAATACCCCTTAAGTCTGCTCATTGATAATGATCTGGAAGCTCAG GTGGCTCGCTTCCCCTTCAACAATCAGATGAGCCTGCTGATAGTGATGCCCATGAATGGCCAGGTGAACGTATCAGCCCTCGCAGCAAAGCTCAACATCTCTGACCTGTACAATCGCCTGCCCAGAGAGAGACCCATGCAGGTTAAGCTGCCCAAATTCAAACTGGACTACAGCCAGGACCTGCAGGAGGCTCTGACCAACATTG GTATGGGGGAGTTGTTTTCTAGTCCCAACCTGGCAGCCATAGCTGAGGGCCCTCTGCTGGTGTCCAGTGTGCAGCACAAGTCCAGTATGGAGATCACTGAGGAGGGAGCAGAGGCTGCTGCAGCTACCAGCCTGGTCATCTCACggtccaacccctcttttactctCAACCAGCCCTTCTTCTTTGCCCTCATGGATGATAAGACACAAGCACCAATCTTCCTGGGCGTCAtcaccaaccctaaccctagtgctTCTGCTATGCAGAGTAGTGGAGGGTCTGCCAACCTAGATAAAGTACGGTTCCCCATTGATGACAAGAATGACAAGCATTATCATCACTCTTTTGGTGGGCCACCCAAGTAA